The sequence CCGCCAGGCCGATGTCCTGCCGGAGCCCATTTCGAACGCAACGGGCGACGACGCGGGAGTCGTTCGTGAGGCGGATCTCGGACACGTTCACCTCGACACCCAGGACAGTCGTGGTGAACGGAACGTCCAGGTGTTCATCGATGATCGCCAGGAATCCGTTGACGGCCTCGACCTCGTCGTACGTGTCAACGGTCGCCTCTTCGATCAGCACGTCCAGTTCGGCGCCGCTCCTCTTTTCCACGCTGCCAGGTTAGCGAGCCTGTGCGCGCCCGGTCGTCCGTCTTCACGAGACCGCCGGCACGGTTGTGCTTCGCTGCTGGTGTGCCCGTCCTTCTCGTGCGGGGGCCTGGTCCGGTGTGATGATGTGACGGACGCCCGCCCCTGATTGACGCAGGGGCGGGCGTCGTATCAGCTCACGACCTGGTCAGCCGACGCATACGGTGAAGTTGACCGTGTCGCCCTTCTTGACGGTCTTCGGGGCGTGCGGGGACACGCCGAGCACCGAGCCCGGCTTACAGCCCTTGACGGCCTTCTCGGTGACGGTGCCGAGCTTCGTCTGCGTCTTCTGCATGTACGCCGTGGCCTCGTCCAGGCGCCAGCCCGCGAAGTCGATCGGGACGCTCTGGCCGTCGGGAAAGAGGTACAGCATGGTGGTGGCGTCGCTGTTGGTGGCCGTGCTGGTGGCCGCCGGGGCCGAGTTGCTGCTGCCGGCGACCGAGGTGGCCAGGGCGGTGCCCCCGCCCGCCGCGATGAGGGCGGCGGCGACGGCGGCGACGCCGAGGGTGCGCCTGCGCCGGGTGCGGCGCAGGATCTGGGACGCGTCGAAGTCGGGGGCCTCGGCGGAGTTCGCGAATCGGTTCATGGCGTTCATCAGTTCCTCTTCGAAAGGTGTGCAGCCGGAAGGCCATGCGTCGCCGTAAGAGGTCATCGGATTCCTTCCGTGTGCTGCCGTGGCGAAGGGGCGGAGAGCACGGGGATCTGACCTCTGAGTTTCTCGATCCCACGAGCAAGCTGGGAGCGCACCGTGCTGGGCGATATGCCCATGTCGGCTGCGATCTCGGTGTCGGAGAGGTCGTGGAAGTACCGCAGCACCACGACCGTGCGCATCCGCATGGGCAGTTGTTGCAGGGCGCGTACCAACTGGTCCCGGTTGTCCACCTGCCCGAACTCGTCTCCCGGGGCGGCTTTGTCGCCGCTTTCCGGATCGGAGGTCAGGCCCGGACGGCGGAACCTGCGCCAGCGGTCGTTGGCCAGGTTCACCATGATCCGCCGCACATAGAGGTCCGGAGCGTCCTTCCCTGCGATGGTGCGCCATTTGCGGCAGACCCGCTCCAGGGTCTCCTGGACCAGATCCTCCGCTGCCTCACGGTTGCCCGTCAGGACGAAGGCGCCCCGGAACAGCGTGCTCGACCTCGCGGCGACGAAAGCCTGGAAGTCCGTCTCCATGCGCTGCCCCTTCCTGTCACCCTTCCTCGACGTGAGCACCGCCTCATCTGCTGCACGGCTGCACTGAGATCTGGGTCACAGGAATCGCTGCCGGCCGGTGTCAACCGGGCGGCAGCGATGAGACCAGCGGACAGCTGCGGACCATCGTCTCGGCTGACCGCCACAAGGGAATACGCCCGCCCACACGGATTAAGGTCACGGCATGCGTCTGAGCACTGTCATCCTGCCTATCCACCGCTGGGCCGAAGGCCGGAAGGTCTGGCGCCGTGCCGAG comes from Streptomyces sp. Mut1 and encodes:
- a CDS encoding PASTA domain-containing protein → MNRFANSAEAPDFDASQILRRTRRRRTLGVAAVAAALIAAGGGTALATSVAGSSNSAPAATSTATNSDATTMLYLFPDGQSVPIDFAGWRLDEATAYMQKTQTKLGTVTEKAVKGCKPGSVLGVSPHAPKTVKKGDTVNFTVCVG
- a CDS encoding SigE family RNA polymerase sigma factor, encoding METDFQAFVAARSSTLFRGAFVLTGNREAAEDLVQETLERVCRKWRTIAGKDAPDLYVRRIMVNLANDRWRRFRRPGLTSDPESGDKAAPGDEFGQVDNRDQLVRALQQLPMRMRTVVVLRYFHDLSDTEIAADMGISPSTVRSQLARGIEKLRGQIPVLSAPSPRQHTEGIR